CCGGGATCGGCCAGTAGGTCGAGGAAGGGCGAGAGGTCACTCACGGCCAGGGGGTCGATGATGGCCGCGACGCTCTCATTCGCCACTTGAATCAGACACAGCTTTGCGAAGTAGGTCTTCTCGCGCATGAACTCGGTGTCAATCGCGAGAATGCGTGAAGATCCGAGTATCGCCACCAGTTCGTGCATCGCCGAATCGTCGGACACGAACATCTCGCGTGTTCCTGCGCGCATCGAACTCCGTCTCGTCGGGAATCTCATCTACTATGGGCAGGGTAGACCAGCCGGGCGCCCCTGACGAGGCGCCCCCTATTTCCCGGAGAAACATGCCGTCTCGAATCCTCGTGATAGTGAACAGCCGCGCGGGCAACGTCGGCCCCGGGCTCTACGACTTCATCAGCGCCATCGGACTCACCGGCGCGGAGACAGTGGTGCGATTCGCAAGCCAGGATCAGTCACTCGAAGGCCTCACGACTGACGCCGCCCAGTTCGACCGGATCGTCGCGGTCGGGGGCGACGGCACGTTCTCGACCGTGGCCTACGAGACACGCGACCTGCACGTTCCGATTCTGGCGTACCCGGCCGGAACGGCGAACCTCCTACCCATGAACCTCGGGCTGCCGTCTGATCCCGCCTCGCTGGCCAAGCTCGCGCTTGAGGGAACCGCTGTCCCGTTCGATCTGGGAGAGCTCATCTTGCCGAATCCCCGCGGCGATGCGGACCATCTCGGATTCGCCATGATCGCCGGCGCCGGTTTTGACGCCACAATCATGCAGGCCGCACAGCCGCTCAAGTCGACGCTCGGCGCCGCGGCCTACCTGCTGGCGGCGGTGTCGAACCTTGCGCCGACCGTCTCTGACTTCGAGCTGGTGCTTGACGGCGAGCACATCCACACCAGCGGCATCGCGGTCCTACTCGTGAACTTCGGTCGCATCCAGTTCGACCTGAGCCTGACCCAGGGAGGCGATCCCCAGGACGGCAAGCTCGAGGTCGTGGTGCTGCGCTCCAAAAGCCTGGCAGGCCTCATCCCCGTGGTCTTTGCCGCGATGCTCGAGCGCATCATCGAAGGATCTGAGCGCGATCCCAGCGTCGACGTGTACCTGGCTTCCGAGGTCGAGGTGAGCGCGTACCCGCCCTTGGCGATGCAGTACGACGGCGACCTGCTGCCGACACTCACACCGTGTGCGGCGCGGGTGCTCCCGGCAGCCACCACGCTGATCGTCGGCGACAGCTCCCCCTACCGCGAGCCAGTCGGTTCCTGACGGCCGGCAGACAGCGCCTGGGCCTCAGCGGCCTTCACACGACGGTGACGGCCCCGGCGGGCGCCAGAACCGTCACCGTCAAAAAGAACCTCGAGAGCGCCGAAGCGCTACCTCGTCGAAAGGTAGTCGATGATCTGAGCCTTCTCGTCTGCGCTGATGACGAGCCCGTTCTTCTCCATGCGCTCCACGTTGGTGGTCCATCCAGCCGCATCGTAGGAGGCATCGTTGACCCTATCCAGGGTGTGGCACATCCTGCACTTCTGGGCGACAAGCGCCTCACCCGGACTGGCCTCCGCAGGGGCTTCTGCAGGGACCTCCGCAGGGCTGGTCTCGGCCGCAGGCGGCGGGGTGGTCGGCTCGGACTCGGAACCGCATCCCGCGACGGAGAATAGAAGGGCGAGCGACAACATCAGCCCAGCTGCCAAACTGAGAACACGAAACATAGCAACCTCCTTGGAAGACACCGCTGTACCCTGCTTGTCTTGCGACCTATGTACCCCTGCGCACTGAACTCGCATCACGTCGATCACCCGAGCGTGTATGCCGCGCCCTCGACATCGAGTATGCCCCTGAGATCCGACACGTGAGTCGCCAGCCCGACGTTCAGGAACTGCCGCTCGATGACCGGCTGCCCGTCCGATGCCGGGTAGCGGGCGTCGAAGCCAAGATCCAGATGAGCGGTCTGCGACTGGATACCGATGATCCGTCCCGCCGTGTCGAGCAGCGGTCCGCCCGACTGTCCCTTCAGCCCCGGAGAGGAGGTTTCCACGAACGTCACCTCCGCCCCGTCGACCGAAGTGCGCCGGTTGAATCGCGAGATGATGCCGTCGAGCGCGAACCGTGGCGCGGGGAATGCGTTCTTCGCAAGAGCGAATCGGTTCTCGTCGCCATCCCACGCCGCTTCCACCGTATGGAACGGAAAGCCCAGTCGGCAGACCGACTCGCCCTGCCTGAGGGGGGCAGTGTCAGTGTCGCGAAGCACCGGTGCGACCGGGAGCCAAGCGGGGTCGAAGGGCTCGAGTCTGCCAATGGCAAGATCGGCGGCACGGTTGACGCGGCCCCCGACCAACTGAGAGTTCGCCGCCGGGTTCAGCGCCCAGATCTCTGTGCGTTCGGTCACGAGCTCAGCAGACAAGGGTCGCCCCGGGTCCGCGGCCGCCTGTTCGGCGGATCGCATAGCGGCGAGCATCTCTTCAACGATGTGAGCTGATGTGACCACCCAGCCGTCGGAGTTGATGACCACGAAGCTGGCGACAACGGTGAATACCGACCCGTCGGCGCGACGTCGCAGCCCCACGTAGGGAAAGGTGAAACCAGATGCGACATCGATGGCTTCGGCGAACAAGGCGATCCCTTCCTCTTCGCGATTCCCTGAGGATACAGGAGTGAGTCCGGCTCCCCGTAAACAGAAGACCCGCCCACCGCGTCTTTTCGCGGGTGGCGGGTCGTGTCTGTGAATGGTGGGCGCTAGAGGATTTGAACCTCTGACCCCTTCCGCGTCAAGGAAGTGCTCTCCCCCTGAGCTAAGCGCCCATCTGTGATGCGACGTTGTCCGTGAGGACAGCGAACGATAGTTTACCAAAGCAGGCGGCGATGCCTAGACCCTAATCTGCCGAGCGGCTAGGACCGCTCCAAATTGTTCTTGCGCCACCCATACCCAATCGCTAGACTAGCCGTTGCGCGCGGACGTGGCTCAGTTGGTAGAGCACAACCTTGCCAAGGTTGGGGTCGCCGGTTCGAATCCGGTCGTCCGCTCCATCGCACCTCGACGGAGGTCGGTCTTAGTGGCCCGAATGGCCCGATGAGGCCGACCTCCGCTGTTTGACACGGCGCTCGGCGCCACCAATAGGGCGACGTGGCCAAGTGGCAAGGCAGGGGCCTGCAAAGCCCTTATCCCCAGTTCGAATCTGGGCGTCGCCTCCAGACTCTGCACACGGCCGACCGGCGCGTACCGGTCGGCCGTTCGCTGTCACGGAGACCGTTTCGGGTCACTTTGCTACACTCACCCGCGGCGCCACTAGACCACCGGCGACACCAACTCCTTTGAGGGGAGCCCTGTGCGGATCGGATTCTTCACCGATACCTACACCCCCCAGATCAACGGGGTGGTCACGTCGATCCAGCTATTCAAGGACGCGCTGGAACGCCGTGGGCACGAGGTGTACGTGTTCGCCCCCACGCCTGAACACGAGGCCGACGGGGTCCGGGTCATCCGATTTCCGTCGCTCCCCTTCGTCTTTCAGCCTGAGATGCGGCTTGCAACGCCAATCTCCATCGAGGCCCTGCGGATTCTTGATGCCGTCGACTTGGACGTCGTGCATTCGCACGACCCGTTCGCGATCGGTCTCTACGGACTGAACGTCGCCCGTCGCGCCAAGATTCCCTACGTGCACACGTACCATACGCTCTACCCCGAGTACGTCCACTACGTGTGGGAGACCCGCCTCACCCGAAAGCTCGCCGAACGACTGTCTCGGGATTTCTGTCAGATGTGCACGTCCATCATCGCCCCGTCCACGAAGATAGAGCTGCACCTGCGCGACTGGGGTGTGCGAGTACCGATCGACGTCATAGCCACGGGCGTCGACACCCGCCGTTTCGCCGCTCCGACCCCCGAGGCGCTCACCCGAATGGAAGCGCGCATACGGCCCCGCCCCGGAGACCGCGTTCTTCTGTTCATGGGTCGATTGGGACGAGAAAAGAACGTCGAGCTGCTCCTGCGTGCGCTGTGGCACACCAGGAACGCACGCATCCGACTGGTGATCGCCGGCGATGGACCATACCGAGGCGAACTGGACTCGATCGTCGAAGAGCTCGATCTGGGCGACAGGGTCACCTTCGTGGGGTACCTGGACCGTGAGGACGTCGTGGCCGCGTATCACCTTGCCGACGGCTTCGCCTTCGCATCCACAAGCGAGACCCAAGGCCTCGTCATCGGCGAAGCGATGGCGGCATGTCTGCCGATAGTCGCCGTCGAGGACCGCGCCGTCGAGGACTTTGTCATCGACGGCCGGACCGGGCTCATCACCCCTGGACGGGCCGAAGACCTCGGACACGCATTCGACGCGCTCCTCGCCGACGACGAGCGCCGAGTACGATTCGCGCATGCCGCCTGCGAGCGCGCCGGCCACTTCTCGATCGAGCACCAGGCGGAGAGGCTCGAGCACCACTACGAGCGCGCAATCAACGACTACCGCCCGCGGCGTCGTCTGGCGCTACCCTTGCGGCGCAAGAGCGCCGGCGGCGATGCTGTCAGCCCGCGTACTTGATCTGAACGCGCCGTGCCTGCTCGAGACGATTCAGTCCTCGTTCAAGATCGCGAGGATCACGGATGTTCTCCACCGCCCATTTGACGATATCGGTGGGAACGTTGGGGAAGCGCTTGCGCGCCTGCGCCAGGGTCATGGCTACTCCTCTTGTGCTACGACTACTGCTACGACTGTGCTGTGTTCACTGACCCAACAACCATCAGTCTGAACCTGAGGTCGAGGTTCGTCAAGCTCAAAGGGCCCGGGATCTCCCCCGGGCCCTTCTACAACCTTGCGAACTGCGGAAACAGGCTAGAACCACGCCTTCCTGCCTGCGACGTACATGGCGTAGAACTCCTCGTCGGTCTTCGTCAGATACATTATTCCCTCAACGAGGCCGATGATCGAAGGTATCCATGCGAGCATTCCGAACGAGATCAGCGAGACCGCCAGAAGGATGATGCCCTCCTTGTTGTAGCCGAGGTAGAACTTGTGGATGCCGAAAGCACCCAGCAAGATCGCAAGTATTCCAGCTACGACTTTCTGCTTGTCCCCCGCCGGAGCCACCGGGGCAGCGTAGGTCGGCTGCGGAGGAGCGGTCGGGGCTACATAGCCAGGCATCGGCGGGGCGGGCGGAGGGGCGTACTCCGGCTGCGGCGGTGCGGGCGGCGGGGCGGCAGCCGGTGCGTACTCCGGCTGCGGCGGTGCGGGCGGCGGGGCGGCAGGTGTGTACTCCGGCGCGAGTGGGGCAGGCGGCGGGTCCGGTATCGGGTCTGCCGCCGGAACGGGAGCCTCGGCCACTGACTCGGATGGCTCCATCATCGGTGCGGGGGCATCGGGCTCAACCGCCGGCGCCGCCTCGACGGCGGCATCAGGCTCACCTGGCAAATCGGGCGTGGGGGCATTGCTCTCGTCTGTCATGGTCCCTCCCGGGAGTCGCGGTACCCATAGCACTTCTATAACCCACCAAGCCCGAAGACTAACCCTCGAGAACCGAGAATCCCCCTTCAGGCGCGGTCTTGCTCGCCGTCTCCCCATCGGGTGAACAGCGCATGTTCGATTCCGAGCACATCGAGAACCTTCCCTGCCATGAAGGAGACCATGTCATCGATGCTCGAGGGCCGCTGATAGAACGCGGGCATCGCCGGGACGATGATCGCTCCCGCCTCGGTGAGGGCGGTCAGTGAGCGTAGGTGCACGAGCGACAAGGGTGTCTCACGTGGCATCACCACGAGTGGTCGGTGCTCCTTGAGCGCCACATCGGCGGCCCGCTGAGCCAGATCTGACGCCAGGCCGGCAGCGACACTCGCACAAAAGCCCATGCTTGCCGGCGCCACGATCACGGCATCCAGCTGGTGAGATCCGCTCGCGATCGGGTCGAACAGGTCCTGCGGCATCGCGACTCTGAGCCGGTCCACTCCCGGTAGTTCGAGGAAGGAACCCAGGGCCGTAGCCGCCGTAGCCGCATCATCGGACGGAAGTTCGAAGCCGAGTTCGTAGGCGCATACCTCCCGACCCGCCGTGGTCGCGCAGAACACGACCTCGTGTCCCAACACGAGGAGCTGCTCGGTGATTCGCATGCCATACGCGCTTCCCGAGGCACCGGTCATGATGAGTGCGATGCGTGCCATGCGTTCACCCCTGTTCGTCAGGAGAGCAACCGATCCACGAACGCACCGGTGCCCACTACCACGGCGATAATCCCGTTCACGGTGAAGAATGCCGCGTCGACGCGGCTCAGGTCATCAGCTCGCACGATGAGGTTCTCGTACCCCAACAGCACGGCCGCGACAGCCACACCGGCGAGCCATGCCCACCCGGCCTCGGCGAGCCATCCACCGGTGGCCAGCAGAACGATGGTGAGCACATGCGCGATGCGCGTCTGCACCAATGCTGCAGGCACCCCGTAGTCGGCGGGCATGGAGTGGACCCCGTCACGCCGGTCGCACTCGACGTCCTGCGTGGCGTAGATGATGTCGAATCCCGCCGTCCACAGCAGGACACCCAGTCCGAGGACCCATGGCGCCGGATGGCTGATGGAACCGCCCACAGCGACCCACCCTCCCACCGGAGCAAGGCCCAGACACAACCCGAGCCAGTAGTGACACAGGGGCGTGAAGCGCTTCGTGTAGGGGTAGATCGCGAACGCGATCAGGGGAATCGGCCACAGCACGTGGGTGATGGGCGCGAGCTGCCACACCCCGACCAGGTACGCGGCGAGCATGACTCCCGTGAAGAGCCAGAGCTCCCAGGCCTTGATGAGGCCCGCGGGAATCGCACGGCCCGCCGTGCGCGGATTGCGTGCATCGATCTCTTTGTCGATAGCCCGATTGAGTACGAACGCGAACGCCCGCGCGCCCACCATCACTACGGTGATCCACACGAGGTCCGCAGCCGTCGGCCACTGGTCCGCGCCGACACCGGCCCACATCGCCCCGTAGAGGGCGCCGATGTAGGCGTAAGGAAGCGCGAACACCGAATGTTCAAACTTCACCAGCTCGAGGAAGACCTGGACCTTCGAGGGTGGGCGCGCGGCCACAGCCATCTTCTCGCTCACAGACCGAGCTCCGCCCACAGAGCGTCAACGCGTGCCTTGACCTCGGGGTCCATCTCCAAGGCATCCGGCCAGTCACGTTCGTGGCCCTCCCCCGCGATCGGGCGGGTCGCGTCGATGCCCATCTTGAAGCCGAAGCTCTCGAAGTTGGATGAGTGGTCGAGCCGGTCGAGCGGCCCCTTGCTTATGAGGATGTCACGGCTCGGATCGACGTTGTTGAAGCAGCGCCACGCCACCTGGCTGTAGTCATGGCAGTCGACGTCCTCGTCCACGACGATGACGTACTTCGTGAACATCATCTGACCCATCGACCAGGCGAAGTTCATCACGCGAAACGCCTGCCCGGCAAACTCCTTGCGAATCTGGAAGATGGCGCAGTTGTGGAACACCCCTTCAAGCGGCAGGTCGTAGTCGACGACCTCAGGCATCATCGCCTTGACCACCGGCAAGAAGATGCGCTCGGTGGCTTTGGCGAGGTAGCAGTCCTCCATCGGCGGTCGGCCTACGATCGTGGTGGGGTAGATCGCGTCACGGCGCATCGTGATGGCCTCGACGTGGAACACCGGGAAGTAGTCAGCAAGCGAGTAGTAGCCCGTGTGATCCCCGAACGGACCTTCCCACCGCGTCTCTTCCAGATCGCACCATCCCTCGAGGATGATCTCTGCGTGCGCCGGCACGAGAAGGTCGTTCGTCACGCATTTGACGACCTCAACGGGCTCGCCACGCAGGATGCCTGCGAACAGGTACTCGTCGATCATCGGCGGCACCGGAGCGGTCGCTGAGAAGATGGTGACCGGATCGGCCCCGAGCGCCACCGAAACGGGAATGCGCTGTTCGCCGGAGTCCTTCCAGGCGCGGAGATTCTTCGCTCCGTCGTGATGCTCATGGATGTG
The genomic region above belongs to Coriobacteriia bacterium and contains:
- a CDS encoding diacylglycerol kinase family protein; this translates as MPSRILVIVNSRAGNVGPGLYDFISAIGLTGAETVVRFASQDQSLEGLTTDAAQFDRIVAVGGDGTFSTVAYETRDLHVPILAYPAGTANLLPMNLGLPSDPASLAKLALEGTAVPFDLGELILPNPRGDADHLGFAMIAGAGFDATIMQAAQPLKSTLGAAAYLLAAVSNLAPTVSDFELVLDGEHIHTSGIAVLLVNFGRIQFDLSLTQGGDPQDGKLEVVVLRSKSLAGLIPVVFAAMLERIIEGSERDPSVDVYLASEVEVSAYPPLAMQYDGDLLPTLTPCAARVLPAATTLIVGDSSPYREPVGS
- a CDS encoding serine protease, whose translation is MFAEAIDVASGFTFPYVGLRRRADGSVFTVVASFVVINSDGWVVTSAHIVEEMLAAMRSAEQAAADPGRPLSAELVTERTEIWALNPAANSQLVGGRVNRAADLAIGRLEPFDPAWLPVAPVLRDTDTAPLRQGESVCRLGFPFHTVEAAWDGDENRFALAKNAFPAPRFALDGIISRFNRRTSVDGAEVTFVETSSPGLKGQSGGPLLDTAGRIIGIQSQTAHLDLGFDARYPASDGQPVIERQFLNVGLATHVSDLRGILDVEGAAYTLG
- a CDS encoding glycosyltransferase family 4 protein; translated protein: MRIGFFTDTYTPQINGVVTSIQLFKDALERRGHEVYVFAPTPEHEADGVRVIRFPSLPFVFQPEMRLATPISIEALRILDAVDLDVVHSHDPFAIGLYGLNVARRAKIPYVHTYHTLYPEYVHYVWETRLTRKLAERLSRDFCQMCTSIIAPSTKIELHLRDWGVRVPIDVIATGVDTRRFAAPTPEALTRMEARIRPRPGDRVLLFMGRLGREKNVELLLRALWHTRNARIRLVIAGDGPYRGELDSIVEELDLGDRVTFVGYLDREDVVAAYHLADGFAFASTSETQGLVIGEAMAACLPIVAVEDRAVEDFVIDGRTGLITPGRAEDLGHAFDALLADDERRVRFAHAACERAGHFSIEHQAERLEHHYERAINDYRPRRRLALPLRRKSAGGDAVSPRT
- a CDS encoding TM2 domain-containing protein, with amino-acid sequence MTDESNAPTPDLPGEPDAAVEAAPAVEPDAPAPMMEPSESVAEAPVPAADPIPDPPPAPLAPEYTPAAPPPAPPQPEYAPAAAPPPAPPQPEYAPPPAPPMPGYVAPTAPPQPTYAAPVAPAGDKQKVVAGILAILLGAFGIHKFYLGYNKEGIILLAVSLISFGMLAWIPSIIGLVEGIMYLTKTDEEFYAMYVAGRKAWF
- a CDS encoding UbiX family flavin prenyltransferase, with the protein product MARIALIMTGASGSAYGMRITEQLLVLGHEVVFCATTAGREVCAYELGFELPSDDAATAATALGSFLELPGVDRLRVAMPQDLFDPIASGSHQLDAVIVAPASMGFCASVAAGLASDLAQRAADVALKEHRPLVVMPRETPLSLVHLRSLTALTEAGAIIVPAMPAFYQRPSSIDDMVSFMAGKVLDVLGIEHALFTRWGDGEQDRA
- a CDS encoding UbiA-like polyprenyltransferase; its protein translation is MSEKMAVAARPPSKVQVFLELVKFEHSVFALPYAYIGALYGAMWAGVGADQWPTAADLVWITVVMVGARAFAFVLNRAIDKEIDARNPRTAGRAIPAGLIKAWELWLFTGVMLAAYLVGVWQLAPITHVLWPIPLIAFAIYPYTKRFTPLCHYWLGLCLGLAPVGGWVAVGGSISHPAPWVLGLGVLLWTAGFDIIYATQDVECDRRDGVHSMPADYGVPAALVQTRIAHVLTIVLLATGGWLAEAGWAWLAGVAVAAVLLGYENLIVRADDLSRVDAAFFTVNGIIAVVVGTGAFVDRLLS
- a CDS encoding menaquinone biosynthesis decarboxylase encodes the protein MAFKDLREYMTLLEQRGQLRRITTPVDPNLEICEIADRVSKQVGPGLLFENPVNRQTGEQYSMPVAINLMGSYDRMAWALGADAETGTWRDLDAKARELMELLPLDMPAGMKGKLDVLMGLKDLATAGAKEIKRAPVQEVVLRGEDVDLGKLPVLTTWPEDGGPFITLPLVVTNNLKGRPNVGMYRLQVFDKNTTGLHIHEHHDGAKNLRAWKDSGEQRIPVSVALGADPVTIFSATAPVPPMIDEYLFAGILRGEPVEVVKCVTNDLLVPAHAEIILEGWCDLEETRWEGPFGDHTGYYSLADYFPVFHVEAITMRRDAIYPTTIVGRPPMEDCYLAKATERIFLPVVKAMMPEVVDYDLPLEGVFHNCAIFQIRKEFAGQAFRVMNFAWSMGQMMFTKYVIVVDEDVDCHDYSQVAWRCFNNVDPSRDILISKGPLDRLDHSSNFESFGFKMGIDATRPIAGEGHERDWPDALEMDPEVKARVDALWAELGL